From Mucilaginibacter rubeus, a single genomic window includes:
- a CDS encoding TerC family protein encodes MEFLHYILGPDLKAGVLIILNLIVIESLLSVDNAAVLATMVLDLPPHQRKKALRYGIMGAYILRGVCLFLAAWLVSVWWLKPLGGLYLIYLCFNYFKGKLSAGDGDGEEESVDKNKNWLYRSTVGLIGNLWATIALVELMDLAFSIDNVFAAVAFTDHKMLIYIGVFIGILAMRFVAQAFVKLMEKFTFLETVAFIVIGVLGIKLSSSLYVHFFPEAGFSKLMEGESADIFTSVFTVAIFIIPVLTSLLFNFPKRHTIEPEVAEAAEDVLDKQ; translated from the coding sequence ATGGAGTTTTTACATTACATCCTCGGCCCCGACCTGAAGGCCGGTGTCCTGATCATTTTAAACCTGATTGTTATCGAGAGCTTGCTCTCTGTTGATAATGCTGCCGTACTGGCAACCATGGTGCTCGACCTGCCTCCGCACCAACGGAAAAAGGCCTTACGCTATGGCATCATGGGCGCATACATTCTGCGCGGTGTTTGTTTGTTTTTAGCTGCCTGGCTGGTATCTGTTTGGTGGTTAAAACCACTTGGCGGCTTGTACCTCATCTATTTATGCTTTAACTATTTTAAAGGGAAATTATCTGCCGGTGATGGCGATGGCGAAGAGGAATCTGTTGATAAAAATAAAAACTGGCTTTACCGCTCAACCGTTGGCTTGATTGGTAATTTGTGGGCAACTATAGCTTTGGTTGAGTTGATGGATCTTGCCTTCTCTATAGATAACGTTTTTGCCGCGGTGGCTTTCACCGATCATAAAATGTTGATCTATATAGGCGTGTTCATCGGCATCCTGGCTATGCGTTTTGTGGCTCAGGCTTTTGTTAAATTGATGGAGAAATTTACTTTCCTGGAAACTGTAGCTTTTATAGTGATTGGTGTGTTGGGGATTAAACTGTCATCATCATTATATGTTCACTTTTTCCCGGAAGCCGGCTTTTCAAAACTAATGGAAGGCGAAAGCGCTGATATTTTCACTTCGGTGTTTACCGTAGCTATATTTATTATCCCTGTACTTACCTCGTTGTTGTTCAACTTCCCTAAAAGGCATACCATTGAGCCTGAAGTTGCCGAAGCTGCCGAGGATGTATTGGATAAACAGTAG